A region from the Aliarcobacter thereius LMG 24486 genome encodes:
- a CDS encoding AEC family transporter, which translates to MLDPVLPIAVFLLIGYLFKVFFQDNSKQLVDFIIYFSLPAIVFSKIYPLDLNLNILWLILMFNAIIFANLFLSYLIGKLLKLNRISLATFMIMATFGNTSFIGFSYIDAFYGQDFIVYGLIYDIFGSFLILVSVGMMIITWGSGRKNSINSIFKSIFLFPPVIMFFITILAKNFEIPKFILFTSENLASTLVPIAMIAIGMKLELKNIFSKFHIVTIAVILKMIFVPIVVLFIFNHFYNIDETWIKVTIIEVAMPPMTMAAVLAIKGGLDEKIAINSLVLGVIVSLFTITLFTNFLA; encoded by the coding sequence ATGCTAGACCCCGTTTTACCGATAGCTGTTTTTCTTTTGATTGGTTACTTATTTAAAGTATTCTTTCAAGACAATTCAAAACAGCTTGTAGATTTTATTATCTATTTTTCGCTTCCAGCGATTGTTTTTTCGAAAATTTATCCACTTGATTTAAATTTGAATATATTGTGGTTAATTTTAATGTTTAATGCAATAATTTTTGCTAATTTATTTTTATCTTATTTAATAGGTAAGTTACTAAAACTAAACAGAATATCACTTGCTACATTTATGATTATGGCTACTTTTGGTAACACATCTTTTATAGGTTTTTCATATATTGATGCATTTTATGGTCAAGACTTTATTGTATATGGTTTGATTTATGATATTTTTGGTTCATTTTTAATCTTAGTTTCTGTTGGAATGATGATAATTACTTGGGGAAGTGGAAGAAAAAATAGTATTAATTCTATATTCAAATCTATTTTTCTTTTCCCACCAGTTATTATGTTTTTTATCACTATTCTTGCAAAAAATTTTGAAATACCTAAGTTTATACTTTTTACAAGTGAAAACTTAGCTTCAACTTTAGTTCCAATAGCAATGATTGCAATTGGTATGAAACTTGAACTTAAAAATATTTTCTCAAAATTCCATATTGTAACTATTGCTGTTATTCTAAAAATGATTTTCGTACCTATTGTTGTACTTTTTATATTTAATCATTTTTATAATATTGATGAAACTTGGATAAAAGTAACTATAATTGAAGTTGCTATGCCACCTATGACTATGGCTGCTGTTTTGGCTATAAAAGGTGGATTAGATGAAAAGATAGCTATAAATTCATTGGTTTTAGGTGTAATTGTAAGTTTATTTACAATTACTTTATTTACAAACTTCTTGGCATAA
- a CDS encoding ParB/RepB/Spo0J family partition protein, with amino-acid sequence MALGRGLGELLGEVETAYGNSNSNKNVSNNDINKIKISLIKVNPNQPRKIFDEDKLKELSDSIKEHGLLQAIVVTKNDDETYTLIAGERRLRAHKMASIDEINAVIMNSDELKLRELALIENIQREDLNIIELAFCYAQLLNEHNITHEELSKKVSKSRTSITNTLRLLQLSSYVQQYLSSSKISAGHAKVMIGLDNEMQKTICDKIIEEDLSVRQCEKLIKDFKESKNKVKSNIVTKSYNTQTLESFLNILKEDKIKAKIDKNSIKITFNSQEDIDRIISYLNIQ; translated from the coding sequence ATGGCATTAGGAAGAGGATTAGGAGAACTTTTAGGAGAAGTTGAAACTGCTTATGGGAATTCAAATTCAAATAAAAATGTATCAAATAATGATATAAATAAAATAAAAATCTCTTTAATAAAAGTTAATCCAAATCAGCCAAGAAAAATATTTGATGAAGATAAACTTAAAGAATTAAGTGATTCTATAAAAGAGCATGGGCTTTTACAAGCTATTGTTGTTACAAAAAATGATGATGAAACTTATACTCTTATTGCTGGAGAAAGAAGGTTAAGAGCACATAAAATGGCATCTATTGATGAAATAAATGCTGTTATAATGAATAGTGATGAACTAAAGTTAAGAGAATTAGCTTTAATAGAAAATATTCAAAGAGAAGATTTAAATATAATAGAACTAGCATTTTGCTATGCACAGCTTTTAAATGAACATAATATAACTCATGAAGAGTTATCAAAAAAAGTTTCAAAAAGTAGAACTTCTATTACAAATACATTAAGACTATTACAATTAAGTTCGTATGTTCAACAATATTTATCATCTTCAAAAATTAGTGCAGGTCATGCAAAAGTTATGATTGGTCTAGATAATGAAATGCAAAAAACTATTTGTGATAAAATTATTGAAGAAGATTTATCTGTAAGACAATGTGAAAAACTAATCAAAGATTTTAAAGAGAGTAAAAACAAAGTAAAAAGTAATATTGTTACAAAAAGTTACAATACTCAAACTCTTGAGAGTTTTTTAAATATATTAAAAGAAGATAAAATCAAAGCTAAGATAGATAAAAACTCAATTAAAATAACATTTAATTCTCAAGAGGATATAGATAGAATTATTAGTTACTTAAATATACAATAA
- the proB gene encoding glutamate 5-kinase — translation MHNRVVIKVGTAVLTQDFALATNRMKNLVELIAKLKKEKDMQVILVSSGAVGCGYTTIKLDKSIMSNKQTLAAIGQPKLMRSYQEMFEEYDITIAQMLFTADDFDSRKRSQNAKNVMETLLSNGILPIINENDVISTDELIGDNDQLAAYVTHYFEADILAIFTDIDGYYNKNPRENEDAKMFKIVNSISEEELDKKPSANSKFATGGIVTKLKAADFLMQNNIPMYLSSGFDLTNAYDFLFYGKHNSGTLFKK, via the coding sequence ATGCATAATAGAGTAGTTATTAAAGTTGGAACTGCTGTTTTAACTCAAGATTTCGCTTTAGCAACAAATAGAATGAAAAATCTAGTAGAACTTATAGCAAAGTTAAAAAAAGAGAAGGATATGCAAGTTATCTTGGTAAGTTCAGGAGCTGTTGGATGTGGATATACGACTATAAAATTAGATAAGTCGATTATGTCGAATAAACAAACTTTAGCAGCAATAGGGCAACCAAAACTTATGAGAAGCTATCAAGAAATGTTTGAAGAATATGATATAACTATTGCTCAAATGCTTTTTACAGCTGATGATTTTGATTCAAGAAAAAGATCACAAAATGCAAAGAATGTTATGGAAACTCTTCTTTCAAATGGAATTTTACCAATTATAAATGAGAATGATGTAATCTCAACTGATGAATTAATAGGAGATAATGATCAATTAGCTGCTTATGTTACACACTATTTTGAAGCAGATATTTTAGCAATTTTTACTGATATTGATGGATATTATAATAAAAATCCAAGAGAAAATGAAGATGCTAAAATGTTTAAAATAGTAAATAGTATAAGCGAAGAAGAATTAGATAAAAAACCAAGTGCAAACTCAAAATTTGCAACAGGTGGAATAGTTACAAAACTGAAAGCAGCAGATTTTTTAATGCAAAATAATATACCAATGTATTTAAGTAGTGGTTTTGATTTAACAAATGCTTATGATTTTTTATTTTATGGAAAACATAATAGTGGAACACTATTTAAAAAATAG
- the fmt gene encoding methionyl-tRNA formyltransferase, producing the protein MKRIVFMGTPSYASKILEELLKNNDKYEVVGIFTQEDKPVGRKQILTPPHIKQYCLDNKLDIPILQPKKLKDNLVAYISIKELEPDFIIVAAYGQILPKEILAIAPCINLHASILPKYRGASPIQEGILNDDKYLGVTSMFMEEGLDCGDILGFSYLKNQKDLYVSEAFEKLSIIAANLTIITLDNYDKLSPIKQNSSKTSYCKKIKKDNGEVNFSCAKDLFLKYKAYSFWPQIFLSSGLKLKEIELIEENSQNIEGEILDINSDNIIVGCKKGSIKIKTLQAPSKNTISSVDYIKGQRLKIKDILK; encoded by the coding sequence TTGAAAAGAATAGTTTTTATGGGAACTCCATCTTATGCAAGTAAAATTTTAGAAGAGTTATTAAAAAATAATGATAAATATGAAGTTGTAGGAATATTTACACAAGAAGATAAACCAGTAGGAAGAAAACAGATTTTAACTCCACCACATATAAAGCAATATTGCCTTGATAATAAGTTAGATATTCCTATTTTACAGCCAAAAAAATTAAAAGATAATCTAGTAGCATATATTTCAATAAAAGAGCTTGAACCCGATTTTATCATAGTTGCAGCTTATGGACAGATATTACCAAAAGAGATTTTAGCTATTGCTCCTTGTATCAATCTACATGCTTCAATTCTTCCAAAATATAGAGGAGCTAGTCCTATTCAAGAAGGAATTTTGAATGATGATAAATATCTTGGAGTTACTTCTATGTTTATGGAAGAAGGATTAGATTGTGGAGATATTTTAGGTTTTTCATATTTAAAGAATCAAAAAGATTTATATGTGAGTGAGGCTTTTGAAAAGTTGTCAATAATAGCTGCAAATCTTACAATAATAACTTTAGATAATTATGATAAATTGAGTCCAATAAAACAAAACAGTAGCAAAACAAGTTACTGTAAAAAAATCAAAAAAGATAATGGAGAAGTAAATTTTTCTTGTGCTAAAGATCTATTTCTAAAATATAAAGCATATAGTTTCTGGCCACAGATATTTTTATCTTCAGGATTAAAATTAAAAGAGATTGAATTAATAGAAGAGAATTCACAAAACATTGAAGGTGAAATTTTAGATATAAATAGTGATAATATTATTGTAGGATGTAAAAAAGGTAGTATAAAAATAAAAACTCTTCAAGCTCCTTCAAAAAATACAATATCTAGTGTTGATTATATAAAAGGTCAAAGATTAAAAATTAAAGATATTTTAAAATAG
- a CDS encoding F0F1 ATP synthase subunit delta: protein MKDLVAKRYVKALLEARDLKEISSFSKKLNSVAKAFSNDKFKSILASSEINEVAKVEFVLSIIENPEKSLENFIKLLGEKRRLEIIPFVATELENQIAKLNNNFIGVIYTNKELPTKSITSIEEQFSKKFDVKLSLSQNVCDYDGIKVDIDGLGVEISFSKDRLKTQLINHILKAV, encoded by the coding sequence ATGAAGGATTTAGTAGCAAAAAGATATGTAAAAGCTTTACTTGAAGCAAGAGATCTTAAAGAAATTAGTAGTTTTAGTAAAAAACTAAATAGTGTTGCAAAAGCGTTTTCTAATGATAAATTTAAATCAATTTTAGCTTCTTCAGAGATAAATGAAGTTGCAAAAGTTGAGTTTGTTTTATCTATAATTGAAAACCCTGAAAAATCTTTGGAAAATTTTATTAAACTTCTTGGTGAAAAAAGAAGATTAGAAATTATTCCATTTGTTGCAACAGAGTTAGAAAATCAAATTGCAAAATTAAATAATAATTTTATTGGTGTTATTTATACAAATAAAGAACTTCCAACAAAAAGTATTACTTCTATTGAAGAACAATTTAGTAAAAAATTTGATGTAAAACTTTCATTATCACAAAATGTTTGTGACTATGATGGAATTAAAGTTGATATTGATGGGCTTGGTGTTGAAATATCTTTTTCTAAAGATAGATTAAAAACTCAGTTAATCAATCATATTTTAAAAGCAGTTTAG
- a CDS encoding F0F1 ATP synthase subunit B family protein, translating into MLDISPILMLSSAIIFLIVLVILNSRLFKPLLNHMDMRSSQIKDDLEEAKSNSSDVDELLVEANEIISKAKREAAAIREQAYKEAKDSADVKLASERLNLDTKVAEFKNSLQDEAKALKSSLLSSMPQFNDSLKNKLNSI; encoded by the coding sequence ATGTTAGACATAAGTCCTATACTAATGCTTAGCTCAGCTATTATCTTTCTTATAGTTCTTGTTATACTAAATAGTCGTCTATTCAAACCACTATTAAATCATATGGATATGAGAAGTTCTCAAATTAAAGATGATTTAGAAGAAGCAAAATCAAACAGCAGTGATGTTGATGAGCTTTTAGTGGAAGCTAATGAGATTATCTCAAAAGCTAAAAGAGAAGCAGCAGCTATTAGAGAACAAGCTTACAAAGAAGCAAAAGATAGTGCAGATGTTAAACTTGCAAGTGAAAGATTAAATTTAGATACGAAAGTGGCTGAATTTAAAAATAGCTTACAGGACGAAGCAAAAGCATTAAAATCCTCTTTATTGTCATCAATGCCACAATTTAATGATAGCTTGAAAAACAAGCTAAATTCTATTTAG
- the atpG gene encoding ATP synthase F1 subunit gamma translates to MANLKEIKIKIGSVKNTEKTTKAMKLVSSAKLTRTRQLSEQSRSYAVKINEVLSDIAARVSKVQEDGNLGRAFVQNENPKTVDIVFVTADKGLCGGFNMNTIKTVNKLISEYEAKGSKVRLRAAGRKGIDFFTFQGQTLEQKAIELSSAPSYEKASEFIKESVEDFKNELTDKVIIVYNGFLNMLTQEMRVRELLPISLEKVEITEATSMLNIEPDDDDEVLRELTDKYIDFNMYYALIDSLAAEHSARMQAMEAATKNAKEKVNSLTVEYNKARQAAITTELIEIISGVEALK, encoded by the coding sequence ATGGCTAACTTAAAAGAGATAAAAATAAAAATTGGAAGTGTAAAGAATACAGAGAAAACTACAAAAGCTATGAAGCTTGTATCTTCTGCAAAACTTACTAGAACAAGACAATTGTCTGAACAATCTAGAAGTTATGCAGTAAAGATTAATGAAGTTTTATCTGATATTGCAGCACGAGTTAGCAAAGTTCAAGAGGATGGTAATTTAGGACGAGCATTTGTTCAAAATGAAAATCCAAAAACAGTTGATATAGTTTTTGTAACAGCTGATAAAGGACTTTGTGGTGGTTTTAATATGAATACTATTAAAACTGTTAATAAATTAATAAGCGAATATGAAGCTAAAGGCTCAAAAGTAAGATTAAGAGCTGCTGGAAGAAAAGGGATTGATTTCTTTACATTTCAAGGGCAAACTTTAGAACAAAAAGCAATAGAGTTATCTTCAGCTCCATCATATGAAAAAGCTTCAGAGTTTATTAAAGAGTCTGTTGAAGACTTTAAAAATGAACTTACTGATAAAGTTATAATTGTTTATAATGGGTTTTTAAATATGCTTACTCAAGAGATGAGAGTAAGAGAACTTTTACCTATTAGTTTAGAAAAAGTTGAGATTACTGAAGCTACATCTATGCTTAATATTGAGCCAGATGATGATGACGAAGTTTTAAGAGAATTAACTGATAAATATATTGATTTTAATATGTATTATGCATTAATTGACTCTTTAGCTGCTGAACATAGTGCTAGAATGCAAGCTATGGAAGCTGCTACAAAGAATGCAAAAGAGAAAGTTAATAGTTTAACGGTTGAGTATAACAAAGCAAGACAAGCTGCAATTACAACAGAGCTGATAGAGATTATCAGTGGTGTTGAAGCATTAAAATAA
- a CDS encoding F0F1 ATP synthase subunit B family protein produces the protein MYKAILIVALAMLPVAIFANDGAETNYDIVQRTVNFIIFASIIWYLLANRIKAFFVARTLGIQAELDKVQDTKKASEEKKLEAVKKSEDAKRISAEIIESAKADIDAIKQKVLVAVEAEIANLNKNFDEMMKVELSKVKKDVVASILDELLNSDTINLSQDELVDIVLKKVA, from the coding sequence ATGTATAAAGCGATTTTAATTGTAGCCCTAGCTATGTTACCAGTTGCAATATTTGCAAATGATGGTGCGGAAACGAACTATGATATAGTTCAAAGAACCGTTAACTTTATAATTTTTGCTTCAATTATTTGGTATTTACTTGCTAATAGAATTAAAGCATTTTTTGTTGCTAGAACTTTAGGTATTCAAGCTGAATTAGATAAAGTTCAAGATACAAAAAAAGCTTCAGAAGAGAAAAAACTAGAAGCAGTTAAAAAATCAGAAGATGCAAAAAGAATTTCAGCTGAAATTATTGAAAGTGCAAAAGCTGATATTGATGCTATTAAACAAAAAGTTTTAGTGGCTGTTGAAGCAGAGATTGCAAATTTAAATAAAAATTTTGACGAGATGATGAAAGTTGAACTTTCAAAAGTGAAAAAAGATGTTGTAGCTTCAATTCTTGATGAACTATTAAATTCTGATACTATTAATTTATCACAAGATGAATTAGTTGATATTGTTCTTAAAAAGGTAGCATAA
- a CDS encoding ParA family protein: protein MTEIISIANQKGGVGKTTTAVNLSAALALDGKKVLLIDADPQANATTSLGFHRDTYEYNIYHVMLGTKELSEIILDSEIENLKVAPSNIGLVGIEKEFYKNTNERELVLKRKIDTVKDDYDYVIIDSPPALGPITINTLGASTSVLIPIQCEFFALEGLAQLLNTIKLVRQTINKNLEIKGFLPTMYSSQNNLSKQVFADLAQHFENKLFKVDDDSYIVIPRNIKLAESPSFGKPIMLYDISSIGTKAYENLAKAIIG from the coding sequence ATGACAGAAATTATTTCAATAGCAAATCAAAAAGGTGGAGTAGGAAAAACTACTACTGCTGTAAATTTAAGTGCAGCTCTTGCACTTGATGGTAAGAAAGTGCTTTTAATTGATGCAGATCCACAAGCAAATGCAACAACTTCTTTAGGTTTTCATAGAGATACATATGAGTATAATATTTATCATGTTATGCTAGGAACAAAAGAACTATCAGAAATTATTTTAGATTCTGAAATAGAAAATCTAAAAGTTGCTCCTTCAAATATTGGCTTAGTTGGAATTGAAAAAGAATTCTACAAAAATACAAATGAGAGAGAACTTGTTTTAAAAAGAAAAATTGATACGGTAAAAGATGATTATGATTATGTAATTATTGATTCTCCACCTGCTTTAGGACCAATTACAATAAATACTTTAGGTGCATCAACTTCTGTTTTGATACCAATTCAATGTGAGTTTTTTGCATTAGAAGGTTTAGCACAGCTTTTAAATACAATAAAATTAGTAAGACAAACTATTAATAAAAATTTAGAGATAAAAGGTTTTTTACCAACAATGTACTCTTCTCAGAATAATCTTTCAAAGCAAGTTTTTGCAGATCTTGCACAACATTTTGAGAATAAACTTTTTAAGGTTGATGATGATTCATATATTGTTATTCCAAGAAATATCAAATTAGCAGAAAGTCCAAGTTTTGGTAAACCTATTATGCTTTATGATATCTCAAGCATTGGCACAAAAGCTTATGAAAATTTAGCAAAAGCAATAATTGGTTAA
- a CDS encoding biotin--[acetyl-CoA-carboxylase] ligase: MKILRLKTVDSTQKYLKEYVEKNGFEEATCILANMQTDGVGSRGNSWSAVEGNLLFSFVVKREDLPEDLPLQSATIYFTTILKDILSKKSSKLFIKWPNDFYLENKKIGGAITSTTKDFLFCGIGLNLVKTSEEFGVLDIEVNIEDLLKEYFEIVEKKISWKQIFSIFQIEFRHSKEFQVNIDGKKHSLASAILNSDGSIQIEDKKVFSLR; encoded by the coding sequence ATGAAAATATTAAGATTAAAAACAGTTGATTCAACACAAAAGTATTTAAAAGAGTATGTAGAAAAAAATGGCTTTGAAGAAGCAACTTGTATCCTTGCTAATATGCAAACAGATGGAGTTGGAAGCAGAGGAAATTCTTGGAGTGCTGTTGAAGGAAATCTTCTTTTTTCTTTTGTTGTAAAAAGAGAAGATTTGCCAGAAGATTTACCACTTCAAAGTGCAACAATTTATTTTACAACTATTTTAAAAGATATATTGTCTAAAAAATCATCAAAACTATTTATAAAGTGGCCAAATGATTTTTACTTAGAAAATAAGAAAATAGGTGGGGCAATTACATCAACAACAAAAGATTTTCTGTTTTGTGGAATAGGTTTAAATCTTGTAAAAACAAGTGAAGAGTTTGGGGTTTTGGATATAGAAGTTAATATAGAAGATTTACTAAAAGAGTATTTCGAAATAGTAGAGAAAAAAATCTCATGGAAGCAAATTTTTAGTATTTTTCAGATAGAATTTAGACATTCAAAAGAATTCCAAGTAAATATTGATGGGAAGAAACATTCACTTGCGAGTGCTATTTTAAATAGCGATGGTTCTATACAAATTGAAGATAAAAAGGTGTTTAGTTTAAGATGA
- the atpA gene encoding F0F1 ATP synthase subunit alpha, producing MGAKIQADEISSIIKERIDNFELNVDVNETGKIISYADGIAQVYGLKNVMAGEMVEFENGEKGMASNLEESSVGIVVLGSGNGLREGTSCKRLGELLEVPVGEALVGRVVNALGEPIDGKGAIATTERRYVEEKAPGIMARKSVHEPLQTGIKAIDALVPIGRGQRELIIGDRQTGKTTVAIDTILNQKGENVICIYVAIGQKSSSVASVVRTLEEAGAMDYTIVVNASAADSSTLQFLAPYAGVTMGEFFRDNGKHALIIYDDLSKHAVAYREMSLILRRPPGREAYPGDVFYLHSRLLERAAKMSDEQGAGSMTALPIIETQAGDVAAYIPTNVISITDGQIFLETNLFNSGIRPAINVGLSVSRVGGAAQIKATKQVAGTLKLSLAQYRELEAFAQFASDLDEATRKELELGQRMVEVLKQGVNKPLVIEKQIVIIYAGTKGYLNDIAVKDVVRFENELHPFIEQKYSDILSAIKSSQKLDEGTETKLKAALEEFKTVFNAN from the coding sequence ATGGGTGCAAAGATTCAAGCAGACGAAATCAGTTCGATCATTAAAGAAAGAATTGATAACTTTGAATTAAATGTAGATGTAAATGAAACTGGTAAGATTATCTCTTATGCAGATGGAATTGCTCAAGTTTACGGTCTTAAAAATGTTATGGCTGGTGAAATGGTTGAGTTCGAGAATGGCGAAAAAGGTATGGCTTCGAACTTAGAAGAATCTTCAGTTGGTATTGTTGTTCTTGGAAGTGGAAATGGACTTAGAGAAGGTACTTCTTGTAAAAGACTTGGAGAACTACTTGAAGTTCCAGTTGGAGAAGCATTAGTTGGAAGAGTTGTAAATGCTCTTGGTGAACCAATTGATGGTAAAGGTGCTATTGCTACAACAGAAAGAAGATATGTTGAGGAAAAAGCTCCTGGAATTATGGCTAGAAAATCTGTTCACGAACCATTACAAACTGGTATTAAAGCTATTGATGCATTAGTTCCAATTGGAAGAGGACAAAGAGAGCTTATTATTGGAGATAGACAAACAGGTAAAACAACAGTTGCTATTGATACAATTTTAAACCAAAAAGGTGAAAATGTAATTTGTATTTATGTTGCAATTGGTCAAAAATCATCTTCAGTTGCTTCAGTTGTAAGAACACTTGAAGAAGCAGGAGCTATGGATTATACAATTGTTGTTAATGCAAGTGCTGCTGATTCATCAACATTACAATTTTTAGCACCATATGCGGGTGTTACAATGGGTGAATTCTTTAGAGATAATGGAAAACACGCATTAATTATTTATGATGATTTATCAAAACATGCTGTTGCATATAGAGAAATGTCATTAATTTTAAGAAGACCTCCAGGAAGAGAAGCTTACCCAGGAGATGTATTCTACTTACATTCAAGACTACTTGAAAGAGCTGCAAAAATGAGTGATGAACAAGGTGCTGGTTCTATGACTGCACTACCAATCATTGAGACTCAAGCAGGAGATGTTGCTGCATATATTCCAACAAACGTAATTTCTATTACTGATGGACAAATATTCTTAGAAACAAACTTATTTAACTCAGGAATTAGACCTGCAATTAATGTTGGTTTATCAGTTTCAAGAGTTGGTGGAGCTGCACAAATTAAAGCTACAAAACAAGTTGCTGGTACACTAAAACTTTCTTTAGCACAATATAGAGAGCTAGAAGCATTCGCACAGTTTGCATCTGATCTTGATGAAGCTACAAGAAAAGAGTTAGAACTTGGACAAAGAATGGTTGAAGTTTTAAAACAAGGTGTAAATAAACCACTTGTTATTGAAAAACAAATTGTAATCATTTATGCTGGAACAAAAGGTTATTTAAATGACATTGCAGTTAAAGATGTTGTAAGATTTGAAAACGAGTTACATCCATTCATCGAGCAAAAATATTCAGATATTTTAAGTGCTATTAAATCAAGTCAAAAACTTGACGAAGGTACAGAAACAAAATTAAAAGCTGCATTAGAAGAGTTTAAAACTGTATTTAATGCAAATTAA